In Pseudomonas poae, a single genomic region encodes these proteins:
- the glmS gene encoding glutamine--fructose-6-phosphate transaminase (isomerizing) has product MCGIVGAVAERNITPILIEGLKRLEYRGYDSAGVAVFTNAGKLERMRRPGKVSELEQALAGEPLVGRLGIAHTRWATHGAPCERNAHPHFSGDLAVVHNGIIENHEVLREQLKGLGYVFTSDTDTEVIAHLLNHKLKDHSDLTTALKATVKELHGAYGLAVVSASQPDRVVAARSGSPLVIGLGLGENFLASDQLALRQVTDRFMYLEEGDIADIRRESVAIWDVNGNAVEREAVQYRDGAEAADKGEFRHFMLKEIHEQPSVVQRTLEGRLSQNQVLVNAFGPQAAELFAKVRNVQIVACGTSYHAGMVARYWLEELAGIPCQVEVASEFRYRKVVVQPDTLFVTISQSGETADTLAALRNAKELGFLASLAICNVSISSLVRESDLTLLTQAGREIGVASTKAFTTQLVGLLLLTLSLGQVRGTLADGVEATLVEELRRLPARLGEALAMDSTVEKVAELFADKNHTLFLGRGAQYPVAMEGSLKLKEISYIHAEAYPAGELKHGPLALVDDDMPVVTVAPNNELLEKLKSNLQEVRARGGQLVVFADEKAGMTNGEGTHVINMPHIHDTLSPILYTIPLQLLSYYVAVLKGTDVDQPRNLAKSVTVE; this is encoded by the coding sequence ATGTGTGGCATCGTAGGCGCAGTCGCTGAACGCAACATCACCCCCATCCTGATCGAAGGCCTCAAGCGCCTGGAATACCGCGGTTATGACAGCGCAGGTGTGGCTGTCTTCACCAACGCCGGCAAGCTTGAGCGCATGCGCCGCCCAGGCAAAGTCAGCGAGCTGGAGCAAGCCCTGGCGGGTGAGCCTCTGGTTGGCCGCCTCGGCATCGCCCACACCCGCTGGGCAACCCACGGTGCGCCGTGCGAGCGTAACGCTCACCCGCATTTCTCCGGCGACCTGGCGGTGGTGCACAACGGCATCATCGAAAACCACGAAGTGCTGCGCGAACAACTCAAGGGCCTGGGCTACGTGTTCACTTCGGACACTGATACCGAAGTCATCGCCCACCTGCTCAACCACAAACTCAAGGACCATAGCGACCTGACCACCGCCCTCAAGGCCACGGTCAAGGAACTGCATGGCGCCTACGGCCTGGCAGTGGTCAGCGCCAGCCAACCGGACCGCGTAGTTGCTGCTCGCAGTGGTAGCCCATTGGTGATCGGCCTGGGCCTGGGCGAAAACTTCCTCGCCTCCGACCAATTGGCCTTGCGTCAGGTTACCGACCGCTTCATGTACCTGGAAGAAGGCGATATAGCCGACATTCGCCGTGAAAGCGTGGCGATCTGGGACGTCAACGGTAACGCTGTCGAACGTGAAGCCGTGCAATACCGTGACGGCGCCGAAGCTGCCGACAAAGGTGAGTTCCGTCACTTCATGCTCAAGGAAATCCACGAGCAGCCATCGGTGGTACAGCGCACGCTGGAAGGTCGCTTGAGCCAGAATCAAGTGCTGGTCAACGCGTTCGGCCCACAAGCCGCCGAGTTGTTCGCCAAAGTGCGCAATGTACAGATCGTCGCTTGCGGCACCAGCTACCACGCCGGCATGGTTGCCCGTTACTGGTTGGAAGAACTGGCCGGCATTCCTTGCCAGGTCGAAGTCGCCAGCGAGTTCCGCTACCGCAAGGTCGTGGTGCAGCCCGACACCCTGTTCGTGACCATCTCCCAGTCCGGCGAAACCGCCGACACCTTGGCCGCCCTGCGTAATGCCAAGGAACTGGGCTTCCTTGCCAGCCTGGCGATCTGCAACGTCAGCATCAGCTCGTTGGTACGTGAGTCGGACCTGACCCTGCTGACCCAGGCCGGTCGCGAAATCGGCGTAGCGTCGACCAAAGCGTTCACCACCCAACTGGTCGGCCTATTGCTGCTGACCCTGTCCCTGGGCCAAGTGCGCGGCACCCTGGCCGATGGCGTTGAAGCCACCCTGGTCGAAGAATTGCGTCGCCTGCCAGCCCGCCTCGGCGAAGCCCTGGCCATGGACAGCACTGTGGAAAAAGTCGCCGAATTGTTCGCCGACAAGAACCACACCCTGTTCCTCGGCCGTGGCGCGCAATACCCAGTGGCGATGGAAGGCTCGCTCAAGCTCAAGGAAATCTCGTACATCCACGCCGAAGCTTATCCAGCCGGTGAGCTGAAACACGGCCCACTGGCCCTGGTGGATGACGACATGCCGGTGGTGACCGTCGCGCCGAACAACGAACTGCTGGAAAAGCTCAAGTCCAACCTGCAGGAAGTACGCGCCCGTGGCGGCCAACTGGTGGTGTTCGCTGACGAAAAAGCCGGCATGACCAATGGCGAAGGTACCCACGTCATCAACATGCCGCACATCCACGACACCCTGTCGCCGATCCTCTACACCATCCCGCTGCAACTGCTGTCGTACTACGTCGCCGTGCTCAAGGGCACCGACGTTGACCAGCCGCGTAACCTGGCGAAGTCGGTGACCGTGGAGTAA
- a CDS encoding DeoR family transcriptional regulator produces the protein MSKRNTPQRRHNILTLLNELGEVSVDELAKRFETSEVTIRKDLAALESNGLLLRRYGGAITMPQELVGDAAQPISVYKRAIARAAVMRLREHARIIIDSGSTTAAMIPELGHQPGLVVMTNSLHVARALSELEHEPVLLMTGGTWDPHSDSFQGQVAEQVLRSYDFDQLFIGADGIDLERGTTTFNELLGLSRVMAEVAREVVVMVESDKIGRKIPNLELPWSSVHTLITDDRLPLEARDQIQARGITLICAAII, from the coding sequence ATGTCGAAACGAAATACACCCCAACGGCGCCACAACATCCTGACCTTGCTCAATGAATTGGGCGAAGTGAGCGTGGACGAGTTGGCCAAGCGTTTCGAAACCTCGGAAGTGACTATCCGCAAGGACCTGGCCGCCCTCGAAAGCAACGGCTTGCTGCTGCGTCGCTACGGCGGCGCAATCACCATGCCGCAGGAATTGGTGGGGGACGCCGCTCAGCCGATCTCGGTGTACAAGCGCGCTATCGCCCGTGCCGCCGTAATGCGCCTGCGTGAACACGCCCGCATCATCATCGACAGTGGCAGTACCACGGCCGCCATGATCCCCGAGCTGGGCCACCAGCCTGGCCTGGTGGTGATGACCAACTCCCTGCACGTGGCCCGGGCCCTGAGCGAACTGGAGCACGAGCCGGTGCTGTTGATGACCGGCGGCACGTGGGACCCTCACTCGGACTCGTTCCAAGGCCAGGTCGCCGAGCAAGTGCTACGTTCCTACGACTTTGACCAACTGTTCATTGGCGCCGACGGCATCGACCTGGAGCGAGGCACTACCACTTTCAACGAACTGCTGGGCCTGAGCCGCGTGATGGCTGAGGTCGCCCGCGAAGTGGTGGTGATGGTCGAATCCGACAAGATCGGCCGCAAGATTCCCAACCTGGAACTGCCCTGGAGCAGCGTCCATACCCTTATCACCGATGATCGCCTGCCGCTTGAGGCCCGCGACCAGATCCAAGCCCGCGGCATTACGCTGATATGCGCGGCAATCATCTAG
- the pbpC gene encoding penicillin-binding protein 1C, producing MKLPSLKRLTPLLAAAVLLAGLRLWPHAPLENAVTSSRVVLADDGSLLRMTLADDGQYRLWLPLERISPSLVEALLLKEDRNFYWHPGVNPPALVRAALATYSGGQRQGGSTLSMQLARRLWDLNTRQVPGKLQQMALALWLEARYSKHDILEAYLNLAPMGGNIEGAEAASRIYFGKSAAQLSLSEALALAVIPQQPGRRARFGPSLQNARLRLMADWRETYPQDPRNDSLLDLPLEARNRQQIPFLAPHLSEQLLASQSGNELNSTLNLPLQQLLERLITGFIAERRSTGVENATAILIDSRDQSVKALVGSADYLSTSIHGQVNGVLSRRSPGSTLKPFLYGLALDQGVIHPMSILKDLPSNFGYFQPENFDGSFVGPLTAQDALIRSRNIPAVWLASQVKSPSLYGLLQRAGTKGLRDESHYGLALALGGGEMTPEELARLYVMLAGDGHLRPLRYVQEQPQSTGAQLLTPQAAFMVRDMLRRNPRPDGLPGRHWRTAWKTGTSWGFHDAWSAGLVGPYVLVVWVGNFDGRPNPAFIGAKTAAPLFFRIADALPLALPNVVIKPDKPPAGLVRIDVCAASGDLPNRWCPQTRKTWYIPGVSPIRVSNLHRPVLIDTRTGKAACPPFEVQYTREEVFEFWPSDVQRLYRAAGLPRRTPPNVMRNCQPNPISDQSEAPQIRSPLTQVSYQLRLSQPQESIPLTANAASDAATLYWFADQTLIGQGPPQATLNWRPGKSGEYRLRVSDDQGRSVSRGLKVEFVP from the coding sequence TTGAAATTACCAAGCCTTAAACGCCTGACGCCGCTGCTTGCAGCGGCGGTGCTGCTGGCGGGGTTGCGGTTGTGGCCGCATGCCCCGCTGGAAAACGCCGTGACCTCATCACGGGTGGTGTTGGCCGACGACGGTTCGCTGCTGCGCATGACGCTGGCGGATGACGGTCAATACCGTCTGTGGCTACCGCTGGAGCGGATATCCCCTTCATTGGTCGAAGCCTTGTTGCTCAAGGAAGACCGCAATTTCTACTGGCATCCAGGGGTGAATCCCCCGGCGTTGGTGCGCGCAGCCCTGGCCACCTACAGCGGTGGCCAACGCCAGGGCGGCTCGACCTTGAGCATGCAGTTGGCGCGGCGCTTGTGGGATCTGAACACGCGCCAGGTTCCAGGCAAGTTGCAACAGATGGCCTTGGCGCTGTGGCTGGAAGCGCGCTACAGCAAGCACGACATCCTTGAGGCCTACCTGAACCTGGCGCCCATGGGCGGCAATATCGAAGGTGCCGAGGCGGCCAGTCGTATTTACTTCGGTAAGTCTGCCGCGCAGTTGTCGCTGTCCGAAGCGCTGGCGCTGGCGGTGATTCCCCAGCAGCCGGGACGACGTGCGCGCTTCGGGCCTTCGCTGCAAAACGCGCGGCTGCGCTTGATGGCCGACTGGCGCGAGACTTATCCACAAGACCCACGTAACGACAGTTTGCTGGACTTGCCTCTGGAGGCCCGTAACCGCCAGCAGATCCCCTTCCTGGCACCGCATTTGAGCGAACAACTGCTGGCGTCCCAGTCCGGCAACGAACTGAACAGCACCCTCAACCTGCCATTGCAGCAGCTGCTTGAGCGCCTGATCACAGGTTTTATCGCCGAGCGGCGCAGCACTGGTGTGGAAAACGCCACCGCAATTCTGATCGACAGCCGCGACCAGAGCGTCAAGGCACTCGTGGGTTCTGCGGATTACTTATCCACAAGCATTCACGGCCAGGTCAACGGCGTGCTGTCACGGCGCTCGCCGGGCTCGACGCTTAAGCCGTTCCTTTACGGGCTGGCGCTGGACCAAGGGGTGATCCACCCCATGAGCATCCTCAAGGACTTGCCGAGTAACTTCGGCTACTTTCAGCCGGAAAATTTCGACGGCAGTTTTGTCGGCCCTCTCACAGCGCAGGATGCATTGATCCGTAGTCGCAATATCCCGGCCGTGTGGCTGGCCAGCCAGGTGAAGTCGCCGTCGTTGTATGGCCTGCTGCAACGCGCCGGTACCAAAGGCCTGCGTGACGAGAGCCATTACGGCCTGGCCCTGGCCCTCGGCGGCGGCGAGATGACACCCGAGGAACTGGCGCGACTCTATGTGATGCTGGCCGGCGACGGGCATCTACGGCCATTGCGCTATGTGCAGGAGCAGCCGCAATCCACTGGGGCGCAACTGCTCACGCCTCAGGCGGCCTTTATGGTGCGCGACATGCTGCGTCGCAACCCGCGCCCGGATGGCTTGCCGGGCCGCCATTGGCGCACCGCGTGGAAGACCGGCACCTCGTGGGGTTTCCACGATGCCTGGAGTGCAGGCCTGGTGGGCCCCTACGTGCTGGTGGTGTGGGTAGGCAACTTCGATGGCCGGCCAAATCCTGCGTTCATCGGCGCCAAGACCGCCGCACCGTTGTTCTTCCGTATCGCCGACGCCCTGCCCCTGGCCTTGCCCAACGTGGTGATCAAGCCCGACAAGCCACCGGCCGGGCTGGTACGCATCGACGTCTGTGCCGCCTCCGGCGACTTGCCCAACCGTTGGTGTCCGCAAACCCGCAAGACCTGGTACATCCCCGGTGTCTCGCCGATTCGCGTGTCCAACCTGCACCGCCCGGTATTGATCGACACACGCACAGGCAAGGCGGCGTGCCCGCCATTCGAGGTGCAATACACCCGCGAAGAGGTCTTCGAATTCTGGCCCAGTGACGTACAACGCCTTTACCGCGCTGCTGGGCTACCGCGCCGTACGCCGCCCAATGTGATGAGAAACTGCCAGCCCAACCCCATCAGCGACCAAAGCGAAGCACCGCAAATCCGCTCGCCGCTGACGCAAGTGAGCTATCAGTTGCGCCTTTCTCAACCGCAGGAAAGCATCCCGCTGACTGCCAACGCGGCCAGCGATGCGGCGACGCTGTATTGGTTCGCTGATCAAACCTTGATCGGTCAGGGCCCACCGCAAGCCACGCTGAATTGGCGGCCGGGCAAGTCGGGGGAGTACCGGTTGCGGGTCAGTGATGATCAGGGACGCAGTGTTAGTCGGGGGCTGAAAGTGGAGTTTGTACCTTAG